One window of the Limisphaera ngatamarikiensis genome contains the following:
- a CDS encoding PhoH family protein: MKTYVLDTNVLLHDPHSLLQFQENQVVIPIEVIEEIDRFKREPSELGQNARTVSRLLDGLRAQGRLSEGVPLPNGGRLRVICPRRPLRNGRNGRATEMSVDDRILALCLQLKKENPRQPTILVSKDINLRVKADAYGLEAEDYESDRVYITDLYTGMIEFTVSPQEIARFRANGELEVPKGQPVYPNEYCTLIDETNPKRTALARVDVNGSRLIPILDTREGVWGIKPRNREQHFAFDALLDDRIKLVTLMGKAGTGKTLLAMAAGLKRTVLDREFRRVVVARPTVSMGRELGFLPGTLEEKLAPWMQPIHDALELLSDLNMGQDQRRSTDLLRSGSIVVEALSYIRGRSIANQFMIIDEAQNLTPLEVKTIVTRVGPGTKIVFTGDPYQIDNPYVDSSSNGFNYIVSRFREQPIAAHIELQKGERSELAELAANLL, translated from the coding sequence GTGAAGACGTACGTTCTGGACACCAACGTCCTGCTGCACGATCCGCACTCGCTCTTGCAATTTCAGGAGAACCAGGTGGTCATCCCCATCGAGGTGATCGAGGAGATTGACCGGTTCAAACGCGAGCCCAGTGAATTGGGCCAGAACGCCCGCACGGTATCCCGGCTGTTGGACGGGTTGCGCGCCCAGGGTCGGCTGAGCGAAGGGGTCCCCCTGCCCAATGGCGGCCGGTTGCGCGTGATCTGCCCGCGCCGACCTCTCCGCAACGGCAGGAACGGCCGGGCCACCGAGATGTCCGTGGACGACCGGATTCTGGCGTTGTGCCTGCAGTTGAAGAAGGAAAACCCGCGGCAACCGACCATTCTCGTCTCGAAGGACATCAACCTGCGGGTCAAGGCCGACGCGTACGGTCTGGAGGCGGAGGATTACGAGAGCGACCGCGTGTACATCACCGACCTGTACACGGGAATGATCGAATTCACGGTGAGCCCGCAGGAGATCGCACGGTTTCGGGCCAACGGCGAGTTGGAGGTGCCGAAAGGGCAGCCCGTGTATCCGAACGAGTATTGCACACTCATCGACGAGACCAACCCGAAGCGCACGGCCCTGGCGCGGGTGGACGTCAACGGCAGCCGTCTGATCCCGATCCTGGACACGCGCGAGGGGGTCTGGGGCATCAAACCACGGAATCGGGAGCAGCATTTCGCCTTTGATGCGCTGCTGGATGATCGGATCAAGCTGGTGACGCTGATGGGCAAGGCCGGCACGGGCAAGACGCTCCTGGCCATGGCGGCCGGGTTGAAACGGACGGTGTTGGACCGGGAGTTCCGACGGGTGGTCGTGGCGCGACCCACGGTTTCCATGGGACGTGAACTGGGGTTTTTGCCGGGTACGTTGGAGGAGAAACTGGCGCCTTGGATGCAGCCGATCCACGATGCGCTGGAGCTGCTGAGTGACTTGAACATGGGCCAGGACCAGCGGCGCAGCACGGACCTGCTGCGGTCGGGCAGCATCGTGGTCGAGGCCCTCAGCTACATTCGCGGCCGCAGCATTGCCAACCAGTTCATGATCATTGACGAGGCACAGAACCTGACCCCCCTGGAGGTGAAAACCATTGTGACGCGGGTGGGGCCGGGCACGAAGATCGTTTTCACGGGTGACCCGTATCAGATTGACAACCCCTACGTGGACTCTTCGTCCAACGGGTTCAACTACATCGTGAGCCGTTTTCGCGAGCAACCCATCGCCGCCCACATTGAACTGCAGAAGGGTGAGCGGTCCGAGCTGGCGGAGCTTGCGGCCAACCTTCTGTGA
- a CDS encoding glutathione S-transferase N-terminal domain-containing protein yields the protein MIELIQIPWSPFCLVQRRILEFAGVPFRVVNIPSNDRSLVWRLTRGRYYQVPVIRDGRAVLFEVSEESQVLAKYLDLKLDLGLFPRAWEGLQSILWRYIESEVEGCTFRLNDIHWREFVPEAEQLDFLRFKERRFGRGCLEQWRRERREWERRLVERLMPFEQMLERRPWLLDERPRFVDFDLWGMLANYLYTGRNRWPARCRRLRDWYGRMEQVRLATLQP from the coding sequence ATGATCGAGCTGATTCAGATTCCGTGGAGTCCGTTTTGCCTGGTGCAACGGCGGATTCTTGAGTTTGCCGGGGTGCCGTTCCGGGTGGTGAACATCCCGAGCAATGACCGGTCCCTGGTGTGGCGCCTGACGCGCGGCCGGTATTACCAGGTGCCCGTGATTCGCGACGGAAGGGCGGTGCTGTTCGAGGTGTCGGAGGAGTCCCAAGTGCTGGCGAAGTACCTGGATTTGAAATTGGACCTGGGCCTGTTCCCCCGGGCGTGGGAGGGGCTGCAATCGATCCTGTGGCGCTACATCGAGAGCGAGGTGGAGGGATGCACATTCCGGTTGAACGACATCCACTGGCGGGAGTTCGTGCCGGAGGCTGAGCAGCTGGACTTTCTCCGGTTCAAGGAACGTCGGTTTGGCCGGGGATGCCTGGAACAATGGCGGCGGGAGCGTCGGGAATGGGAACGCCGGCTGGTGGAGCGGCTGATGCCGTTCGAGCAGATGCTGGAACGGCGTCCCTGGCTGCTGGATGAGCGGCCGCGGTTTGTGGATTTTGATTTGTGGGGGATGCTGGCGAATTATCTTTACACGGGCCGGAACCGGTGGCCGGCGCGGTGTCGGCGTTTGCGGGACTGGTACGGCCGGATGGAACAGGTTCGATTGGCCACGTTGCAACCGTGA
- the glgP gene encoding alpha-glucan family phosphorylase, producing MSATKPLPPETVNELVQGLNRLAYNLWWTWDQGAQDVFAQLSPRGWQNLFHNAVAILREVSDYELRVRLQDPDFAAQVRQVLEAFDAYMKPASTWAGKHAPEFARRPVAYFCAEFGLHECLPIAAGGLGVLAGDHLKSASDLGLGLVGVSLFYREGYFQQAIDANNWQTEYYSLLNPRHLPIEPVLDPKGEPITVTVRIAMSLARVRAWRVNVGRVTLYLLDTDLPENEAFISDLTRRVYGGDSSVRIMQEILLGVGGVRMLRALGIVPSVFHMNEGHSAFLTLELLREKLAAGRTFEQAIQETRQECVFTTHTPVEAGHDRFSRDLLCYAGHLFLEELRLDPDKLMALGRVHPDNPNEPFCMTVLALKMSRAANAVSELHGRVTRHMWHALYPDVPVDKVPIGHITNGVHLMGWMKGTLRSYWRRKLAEHHHHWDAYINSPEFWNRILDPSFISDEELWALRYKLRRELIEFTRRRLLLQQHHVTQSDFITFDHLLNPDALTIGFARRFATYKRAPLIFQRFDDIVRLARDKARPVQFIFAGKAHPRDDEGKRFIQHIIHLSKYSELKGHLVFIENYDIHVARQMVSGCDVWLNTPRRPLEASGTSGMKALCHGCLNLSIMDGWWREAYDGTNGFAIGPDAHPDSVEEQDRVDAENLYRVLSEEVIPLFYQRDAQGIPRQWIQRIRRSMATVPRFTTDRMVKEYVERYYRQAPQAGSKPSSKAGT from the coding sequence ATGAGCGCCACGAAACCTTTGCCACCGGAAACTGTGAACGAACTGGTCCAGGGCCTGAACCGCCTGGCCTACAACCTGTGGTGGACCTGGGACCAGGGGGCACAGGACGTCTTTGCCCAACTGTCACCCCGCGGCTGGCAAAATCTCTTCCATAATGCGGTCGCCATCCTCCGCGAAGTTTCGGATTACGAACTCCGCGTCCGCTTGCAGGATCCGGATTTCGCCGCCCAGGTCCGCCAGGTCCTGGAGGCTTTCGACGCCTACATGAAACCGGCCAGCACCTGGGCGGGTAAGCACGCACCCGAATTCGCCCGCAGGCCGGTGGCCTATTTCTGCGCCGAATTTGGCCTGCATGAGTGTTTGCCCATCGCTGCCGGCGGTCTCGGCGTCCTGGCGGGCGACCACCTCAAGTCGGCCAGCGACCTCGGACTGGGGCTGGTCGGCGTCAGCCTCTTCTATCGCGAAGGCTATTTCCAGCAGGCCATCGACGCCAACAACTGGCAAACCGAGTACTACTCCCTGCTGAATCCGCGCCACCTGCCAATCGAACCGGTGCTCGATCCCAAGGGCGAGCCGATCACCGTCACCGTCCGCATCGCCATGTCCCTGGCACGCGTGCGGGCCTGGCGCGTCAACGTCGGACGGGTCACCCTTTACCTCCTGGACACGGACCTCCCCGAGAACGAAGCCTTCATCAGCGACCTGACCCGGCGCGTGTACGGGGGCGACAGTTCCGTGCGCATCATGCAGGAAATCCTGCTGGGCGTGGGCGGCGTGCGCATGCTGCGCGCCCTCGGCATCGTCCCCTCCGTCTTCCACATGAACGAGGGGCATTCCGCCTTCCTGACCCTGGAACTGCTGCGCGAAAAGCTGGCGGCCGGTCGGACCTTCGAACAAGCCATTCAGGAAACCCGCCAGGAATGCGTGTTCACCACCCACACGCCGGTCGAGGCCGGTCACGACCGTTTCTCCAGGGATCTCCTATGCTATGCGGGGCACCTCTTCCTGGAGGAGCTGCGCCTGGACCCTGACAAACTCATGGCCCTGGGCCGCGTCCACCCGGACAACCCCAACGAACCGTTCTGCATGACCGTCCTGGCCCTCAAGATGTCCCGCGCCGCCAACGCCGTCAGCGAACTCCACGGCCGCGTCACCCGCCACATGTGGCACGCGCTCTATCCGGACGTGCCCGTGGACAAGGTCCCCATCGGCCACATCACCAACGGCGTCCATCTCATGGGCTGGATGAAAGGCACGCTGCGCAGCTACTGGCGGCGCAAACTGGCCGAACATCATCACCACTGGGACGCCTATATCAACTCACCCGAATTCTGGAACCGCATCCTGGATCCCTCGTTCATCTCGGATGAGGAACTCTGGGCCCTCCGGTACAAGCTCCGGCGCGAACTGATCGAGTTCACCCGCCGCCGGCTCCTCCTCCAACAACACCACGTCACCCAGAGCGATTTCATCACCTTCGATCACCTGCTCAACCCGGACGCCCTCACCATCGGCTTCGCCCGCCGGTTCGCCACCTACAAACGCGCTCCGCTGATCTTCCAGCGGTTCGACGACATCGTCCGCCTGGCCAGGGACAAGGCCCGTCCGGTCCAGTTCATCTTCGCCGGCAAGGCCCATCCCCGCGACGACGAGGGTAAACGCTTCATCCAGCACATCATCCACCTCAGCAAATACAGCGAACTGAAGGGGCACCTGGTCTTCATCGAGAATTACGACATCCACGTCGCCCGCCAGATGGTCTCCGGCTGCGACGTGTGGCTCAACACCCCGCGTCGTCCCCTGGAAGCCAGCGGCACCAGCGGCATGAAAGCCCTCTGCCACGGTTGCCTCAACCTGAGCATCATGGACGGTTGGTGGCGCGAAGCCTACGACGGCACCAACGGCTTCGCCATCGGCCCGGATGCCCACCCCGATTCCGTCGAAGAACAGGACCGCGTGGACGCGGAAAACCTCTACCGCGTGCTCTCCGAAGAGGTCATCCCCCTGTTCTACCAGCGCGACGCCCAGGGCATCCCGCGCCAGTGGATCCAGCGCATCCGGCGTTCCATGGCCACCGTGCCCCGGTTCACCACCGATCGCATGGTCAAGGAATACGTCGAACGCTATTACCGCCAGGCCCCGCAGGCCGGTTCCAAACCCTCCTCCAAAGCCGGCACCTGA
- the ppdK gene encoding pyruvate, phosphate dikinase has translation MAKAPKYVYLFGNGKADGDGSMKALLGGKGANLAEMARIGLPVPPGFTITTEVCTYYYAHKKTYPKDLEPQVKAGMAHIEKIMGTKFGDTRALPLLVSVRSGARDSMPGMMDTILNLGLNDQTVEALARATNNERFAWDCYRRFVQMYGDVVMGVQKRSGDDHEPFEQVIHQLKKERYGQDIDDTKLTVDDLKELVNRFKALIKERTGGKEFPQDPWKQLWGAIGAVFGSWMNDRAIVYRRKYNIPHDWGTAVNVQAMVYGNTGERSGSGVAFTRNPANGEKEFYGEFLINAQGEDVVAGIRTPLPVVELKKVLPEAYKELERIRNILEKHFKDVQDFEFTIQDGKVFMLQTRNGKRTALAALKFSIDMVKEKLIDWKTAILRNPADQFDQLLAPVFDAKAEKAAEVIATGLPAGPGAASGRIYLSWERAVAAAQKGEKVLLVRNETTPEDLRGMIAAEGILTAKGGVSSHAALVARQMGKVCVCGAGALQLDYEARTLTVNGRVFKEGDWLSINGTLGNVYAGQIPTAPSEIVQVLIQKTLDPKASKTYQMFKTLMDWCSKVTRLEVRTNADTPEQTENALAFGATGIGLCRTEHMFFEGNRIDAMREMILAETVEERKKALAKLLPYQKQDFIGIFKALRGYPATIRFLDPPLHEFLPHEEAAQEDLAAKMGVPVEKIRQRVKELHEFNPMLGFRGCRLGIVYPEISEMQARAVFEAAAEVQKQGIKVRPEIMIPLVGFKKELDLQVEVVHRVAAEVMKETGVKIQYLVGTMIEVPRGALTADEIAQTAQFFSFGTNDLTQTCLGMSRDDSATFLPTYTELEIVKRNPFATIDQTGVGQLMQIAVEKGRKTRPDIKLGICGEHGGDPDSVKFCHRIGLTYVSCSPFRVPVARLAAAQAALEEERAAKAAAKDKATAKSRK, from the coding sequence ATGGCCAAAGCACCGAAATACGTATACCTGTTCGGAAACGGCAAAGCCGATGGAGACGGCTCCATGAAAGCCCTGCTCGGCGGCAAAGGCGCCAACCTTGCCGAAATGGCGCGCATTGGGTTGCCCGTGCCACCCGGCTTCACCATTACCACCGAGGTCTGCACCTACTACTACGCCCACAAGAAAACCTATCCGAAGGACCTGGAGCCCCAGGTCAAGGCCGGCATGGCCCACATCGAGAAGATCATGGGCACCAAGTTCGGCGACACCAGGGCGTTGCCCCTGCTGGTGAGCGTCCGGTCCGGCGCGCGCGACTCCATGCCCGGCATGATGGACACCATCCTCAACCTGGGCCTCAATGACCAGACCGTCGAGGCGCTCGCCCGCGCCACCAACAACGAACGCTTCGCCTGGGACTGTTACCGCCGGTTCGTCCAGATGTACGGCGACGTCGTCATGGGCGTCCAGAAACGTTCCGGCGATGATCACGAGCCCTTCGAGCAGGTCATCCATCAGCTCAAAAAAGAACGCTACGGCCAGGATATCGACGACACCAAACTGACCGTGGATGACCTGAAAGAGCTGGTCAACCGGTTCAAAGCCCTGATCAAGGAGCGGACCGGTGGCAAGGAGTTCCCCCAGGACCCGTGGAAACAACTCTGGGGCGCCATCGGCGCCGTGTTCGGTTCCTGGATGAACGACCGCGCCATCGTCTACCGCCGCAAATACAACATCCCGCACGACTGGGGCACCGCCGTCAACGTCCAAGCCATGGTGTACGGCAACACCGGAGAACGTTCCGGATCCGGCGTGGCCTTTACCCGCAACCCGGCCAACGGGGAGAAAGAATTCTACGGCGAGTTCCTCATCAACGCCCAGGGCGAGGACGTCGTGGCCGGTATCCGCACGCCGTTGCCCGTGGTGGAGCTCAAGAAGGTGCTGCCCGAGGCGTACAAGGAGCTCGAGCGCATCCGCAACATCCTGGAGAAACACTTCAAGGATGTGCAGGACTTCGAATTCACCATCCAGGACGGCAAGGTCTTCATGCTGCAAACCCGCAACGGCAAGCGTACCGCCCTGGCCGCCCTCAAGTTCTCCATCGACATGGTGAAGGAGAAACTGATCGACTGGAAAACGGCCATCCTGCGCAACCCGGCCGACCAGTTCGATCAACTCCTGGCCCCGGTGTTCGATGCAAAGGCGGAAAAGGCCGCCGAGGTCATCGCCACGGGCCTGCCCGCCGGGCCGGGCGCTGCCTCCGGCCGAATCTACCTGAGCTGGGAACGCGCCGTGGCCGCAGCTCAGAAGGGCGAAAAAGTCCTGTTGGTCCGCAATGAGACCACCCCCGAAGACCTGCGCGGCATGATCGCCGCCGAGGGCATCCTCACCGCCAAGGGCGGCGTCAGCTCGCACGCGGCCCTGGTGGCCCGTCAAATGGGCAAGGTCTGCGTCTGCGGTGCCGGGGCCCTGCAACTCGATTACGAGGCCCGCACCCTGACGGTCAACGGCCGGGTCTTCAAGGAGGGCGACTGGCTCTCCATCAACGGCACCCTCGGCAACGTCTACGCCGGGCAAATCCCCACGGCACCCTCGGAAATCGTGCAGGTGCTCATCCAGAAGACCCTCGATCCCAAGGCCAGCAAAACCTACCAGATGTTCAAGACCCTCATGGACTGGTGCAGCAAGGTCACCCGCCTGGAGGTCCGCACCAATGCCGATACACCGGAGCAGACCGAGAACGCGCTGGCCTTCGGTGCCACCGGCATTGGTCTCTGCCGTACCGAACACATGTTCTTCGAGGGCAACCGCATTGATGCCATGCGGGAAATGATCCTCGCCGAGACCGTCGAGGAGCGGAAAAAGGCCCTGGCCAAGCTGCTGCCCTACCAGAAGCAGGACTTCATCGGCATCTTCAAGGCCCTGCGCGGTTATCCGGCCACCATCCGGTTCCTGGATCCGCCCCTGCACGAGTTCCTCCCCCACGAGGAAGCCGCCCAGGAGGACCTGGCTGCCAAAATGGGCGTGCCGGTGGAGAAGATCCGCCAGCGGGTCAAGGAACTCCACGAGTTCAACCCCATGCTCGGCTTCCGCGGTTGCCGGCTCGGCATCGTGTATCCGGAAATCTCCGAGATGCAGGCCCGCGCCGTCTTCGAGGCCGCTGCCGAGGTCCAGAAACAGGGCATCAAGGTCCGCCCCGAAATCATGATCCCGTTGGTCGGGTTCAAGAAGGAACTCGATCTGCAAGTGGAGGTCGTCCATCGCGTGGCCGCGGAGGTCATGAAAGAAACCGGCGTGAAGATCCAGTACCTCGTCGGCACCATGATCGAGGTGCCGCGCGGCGCCCTGACCGCCGACGAGATCGCGCAGACGGCCCAGTTCTTCAGCTTCGGCACAAACGACCTCACCCAGACCTGCCTGGGCATGAGCCGCGACGACTCGGCCACGTTCCTGCCCACCTACACGGAACTGGAAATCGTCAAACGCAATCCGTTTGCCACGATCGACCAGACCGGCGTGGGCCAGCTCATGCAGATCGCCGTCGAAAAGGGCCGCAAGACCCGGCCCGACATCAAGCTCGGCATCTGCGGTGAGCACGGCGGCGATCCCGATTCGGTCAAGTTCTGCCACCGTATCGGCCTCACCTACGTGAGCTGTTCGCCGTTCCGCGTGCCGGTGGCGCGGCTGGCCGCCGCCCAGGCTGCCCTGGAGGAAGAGCGGGCCGCCAAAGCCGCCGCCAAGGACAAGGCCACGGCCAAATCCAGGAAGTAG